Proteins co-encoded in one Malus domestica chromosome 09, GDT2T_hap1 genomic window:
- the LOC103449651 gene encoding uncharacterized protein — protein MAHENLMNNYFNPNSVYTEYDFRRHLRMRRHVFERLLHDVQHVNPYFRQKLDRAGCPDFSPHQKVIIALQMLAYASPTDVMDDTYGMSESTCLDNLAEFCHTIVQLYKEEYLR, from the coding sequence ATGGCACATGAgaatctgatgaacaactacttcaaccccaactcggTGTACACCGAATATGATTTCAGACGTCACTTACGGATGAGGCGTCATGTATTCGAGCGTTTACTTCATGATGTCCAACAtgtcaatccatactttcgacAAAAACTGGACAGAGCAGGCTGTCCTGatttctcacctcatcagaaggttaTTATTGCACTTCAAATGCTGGCCTATGCCTCCCCAACTGATGTGATGGATGATACAtatggtatgtctgagtctacatgccttgataaTCTTGCTGAATTCTGTCACACAATTGTTCAGCTTTACAAAGAAGAGTACCTCCGTTAa